A section of the Brevundimonas sp. AJA228-03 genome encodes:
- a CDS encoding GNAT family N-acetyltransferase has product MTPQPEFTLQVHDTIAAIGREAWDGCAGPTGDPFVSFDFLHACEVSGSAVARQGWGPRHLTLMGPDEAVLGCMPLYLKGHSQGEYVFDHSWADAYQRAGGQYYPKLLGAVPFTPATGPRFLHAPGTDEATVRAALIEGALTLTQRLGVSSLHVNFPTEPEWSAMGEAGMLRRQDMQFIWRNDGYRTFDDFLAALSSNRRKTIRRERRDAQSDLDIRVLTGPDILEAHWDAFFDFYQDTGARKWGRPYLTRAFFERIGETMADRIALVMAFRNDTPIAGALNFIGRDALYGRQWGALEEVPFLHFELCYYQAIEFAIARGLSRVEAGAQGEHKIARGYLPSPVYSAHWIADPALRTPVARYLEQERAGVAAEIAAMTEELSPYRAS; this is encoded by the coding sequence GTGACCCCTCAGCCCGAGTTCACCCTCCAGGTCCACGACACCATCGCCGCCATCGGGCGCGAGGCGTGGGATGGCTGTGCCGGCCCGACCGGCGATCCGTTCGTCAGCTTCGACTTCCTGCACGCCTGCGAGGTCTCGGGCAGCGCGGTCGCGCGTCAGGGCTGGGGTCCGCGCCATCTGACCCTGATGGGGCCGGACGAGGCGGTCCTCGGGTGCATGCCCCTCTATCTGAAGGGCCACAGCCAGGGCGAATACGTCTTCGACCATTCCTGGGCCGACGCCTATCAACGGGCGGGCGGTCAGTACTATCCCAAGCTTTTAGGGGCCGTCCCCTTCACCCCCGCGACCGGACCCCGGTTCCTGCACGCGCCCGGGACGGACGAGGCCACGGTCCGCGCCGCCCTGATCGAGGGGGCCCTGACCCTGACGCAGCGGCTGGGCGTATCATCTCTGCACGTCAACTTCCCGACCGAACCCGAATGGTCGGCCATGGGCGAGGCCGGAATGCTGCGTCGCCAGGACATGCAGTTCATCTGGAGGAACGACGGCTACCGGACCTTCGACGACTTCCTGGCCGCCCTGTCGTCCAACCGGAGGAAGACCATCCGGCGCGAACGCCGCGACGCCCAGTCCGATCTCGACATCCGCGTCCTGACCGGTCCGGACATTCTGGAGGCCCACTGGGACGCCTTCTTCGACTTCTATCAGGACACGGGGGCCCGGAAATGGGGTCGCCCCTATCTGACCCGCGCCTTCTTCGAGAGGATCGGGGAGACGATGGCCGACCGGATCGCCCTGGTCATGGCCTTCCGCAACGACACGCCCATCGCCGGGGCCCTGAACTTCATCGGCCGCGACGCCCTGTATGGCCGTCAGTGGGGCGCGCTGGAGGAGGTGCCCTTCCTCCATTTCGAGCTCTGCTACTACCAGGCCATCGAGTTCGCCATCGCGCGCGGCCTGTCCCGCGTCGAGGCGGGGGCCCAGGGCGAGCACAAGATCGCCCGCGGCTACCTGCCCTCCCCCGTCTATTCCGCCCACTGGATCGCCGACCCGGCGCTCAGGACCCCGGTGGCGCGCTATCTGGAGCAGGAACGGGCGGGCGTGGCGGCGGAGATCGCGGCGATGACGGAAGAACTGTCGCCGTATCGGGCCTCGTGA
- a CDS encoding RidA family protein — translation MSITARLAELGIALPQPAAAVANYVPFVRTGNLVHISGQLSNDASGGLKGTVGEDVTPEQAHAGARLCGINLLAQLNAALDGDLDRVVRIVKLGGFVQAGPGFTAIPAVINGCSDLMVEVFGDAGRHARSAVGVYQLPLGFAVEVDAVVEVR, via the coding sequence ATGTCCATCACTGCCCGCCTGGCCGAACTCGGCATCGCCCTGCCCCAGCCCGCTGCGGCCGTGGCCAACTATGTGCCCTTCGTGCGCACCGGCAATTTGGTTCACATCTCGGGCCAGCTGTCGAACGATGCGTCGGGCGGCCTGAAGGGCACGGTCGGCGAGGACGTCACCCCGGAACAGGCCCATGCCGGTGCCCGCCTGTGCGGCATCAACCTGCTGGCCCAGCTGAACGCCGCGCTGGACGGCGACCTGGATCGCGTCGTCCGTATCGTCAAGCTGGGCGGCTTCGTTCAGGCCGGCCCGGGCTTCACCGCCATTCCCGCCGTCATCAACGGGTGTTCGGACCTGATGGTCGAGGTGTTCGGCGACGCCGGTCGCCACGCCCGCTCGGCCGTCGGCGTCTATCAGCTGCCCCTCGGCTTCGCCGTCGAGGTGGACGCCGTCGTCGAGGTGCGGTGA
- a CDS encoding polysaccharide deacetylase family protein yields MSVLLDKMRRRAGRYLDVRPAPIRTGRGTFSLSFDDIPATAWTEAGPILAGHGIKATYFVCGGLESGSNLDRPQFTTAHLQALFEAGHEVGCHTFSHANALRMSAADYAVDLGRNATWVAERLDGHRMTAFAWPFGDVARATKAVVAGRFDLGRGVGDGVNAGTADRTNLKAIGLESRRLPGYDLEALMERTAERKGWLIASGHDVMDRPTPYGCTPEDLDRVIRLARAAGLEIMPIGAAWARMEG; encoded by the coding sequence ATGTCTGTCCTCCTCGACAAGATGCGTCGCCGCGCCGGGCGCTATCTGGATGTTCGCCCAGCGCCGATCCGGACCGGGCGCGGCACCTTCAGCCTGTCGTTCGACGACATACCCGCCACTGCCTGGACCGAGGCCGGGCCGATTCTGGCCGGACACGGGATCAAGGCGACCTATTTCGTCTGTGGGGGACTGGAGAGCGGGTCGAACCTGGACCGGCCGCAGTTCACCACGGCGCATCTCCAGGCCCTGTTCGAGGCGGGTCATGAGGTGGGGTGCCATACTTTCAGCCACGCCAATGCGTTGCGGATGTCGGCCGCGGACTATGCCGTCGACCTGGGTCGCAATGCGACCTGGGTCGCCGAGCGCCTCGACGGCCACCGCATGACCGCCTTCGCCTGGCCGTTCGGCGATGTGGCGAGGGCCACGAAGGCCGTCGTCGCGGGCCGCTTCGACCTGGGTCGGGGCGTCGGTGACGGGGTCAACGCCGGCACGGCCGACCGTACAAACCTGAAGGCCATCGGTCTGGAGAGCCGCCGCCTGCCCGGCTATGATCTCGAAGCCCTGATGGAAAGAACGGCCGAGCGGAAGGGCTGGCTGATCGCAAGTGGCCACGACGTGATGGACCGGCCGACGCCCTACGGCTGCACGCCCGAAGATCTGGACCGGGTGATCCGGCTGGCGAGGGCAGCGGGGCTGGAGATCATGCCGATCGGCGCGGCCTGGGCACGGATGGAGGGCTAG
- a CDS encoding DNA polymerase IV gives MAITTICRECLWAGADAVARCPACGSPRVVGDPELSSLSIAHLDCDAFYASVEKRDRPELRDRPVIVGGGVRGVVSTCCYIARIYGVHSAMPMFKALKACPDAVVIKPNFSKYVPESERIFGMVGELTPLVQTLSLDEAWIDLSGTERLNGGPPALQLIRLQKRIEEETGLSVSIGLAPNRFLAKVASELDKPRGFSVIGTANAEALLAPKSVRILPGVGPVFGKTLISDGFATVGDLASADVRDLVKRYGETGLRLHDLAHARDARAVNPEHDRRGMSAENTFNTDLTTQEELEAELWPLCEKIAAKARRDGVASRIVVLKLRRTDFRIVTRRTTMPEPVQTARALFAIGRDLLKPELGRPYRLIGIGLADIQDAEDMPPALFDTGEARTLKTETTIDALREKFGAGAVVAGRALKRP, from the coding sequence GTGGCCATAACCACAATCTGTCGAGAATGCCTGTGGGCCGGAGCGGACGCGGTCGCGCGCTGCCCGGCCTGCGGTTCACCGCGCGTCGTCGGCGACCCCGAGCTTTCCAGCCTGTCGATTGCCCATCTGGACTGCGACGCCTTCTATGCGTCGGTGGAGAAGCGCGACCGGCCCGAATTGCGCGACCGCCCGGTGATCGTGGGGGGTGGCGTGCGGGGCGTGGTCTCGACCTGCTGCTACATCGCACGGATCTATGGCGTGCACTCGGCCATGCCGATGTTCAAGGCGCTGAAGGCCTGTCCCGACGCGGTCGTCATCAAGCCGAACTTTTCGAAATATGTCCCTGAATCGGAACGCATCTTCGGCATGGTGGGCGAACTGACGCCGCTGGTGCAGACGCTGTCGCTGGACGAGGCCTGGATCGACCTGTCGGGCACCGAGCGGCTGAACGGCGGTCCGCCGGCGCTCCAGCTGATCCGCCTGCAGAAGCGGATCGAGGAGGAGACCGGCCTGTCGGTCTCGATCGGACTGGCACCCAACCGCTTCCTGGCCAAGGTCGCGTCCGAGCTGGACAAGCCGCGAGGGTTCTCGGTCATCGGGACGGCGAATGCCGAGGCGCTGCTGGCGCCGAAATCCGTCCGCATCCTGCCCGGCGTGGGCCCCGTTTTCGGCAAGACCCTGATCAGCGACGGCTTCGCCACGGTCGGCGACCTGGCCTCGGCTGACGTCCGCGATCTGGTCAAACGCTATGGCGAGACGGGCCTGCGGCTGCACGACCTGGCCCACGCCCGCGACGCGCGCGCCGTGAACCCGGAGCATGACCGGCGCGGCATGAGCGCGGAGAACACCTTCAACACCGACCTGACGACGCAGGAAGAGCTGGAAGCCGAGCTGTGGCCCCTGTGCGAGAAGATCGCCGCCAAGGCCCGTCGTGACGGCGTCGCCAGCCGCATCGTGGTGTTGAAACTGCGACGCACCGACTTCCGGATCGTCACCCGCCGCACCACCATGCCCGAGCCGGTCCAGACGGCGCGCGCCCTGTTCGCCATCGGGCGCGACCTGCTGAAGCCCGAACTGGGCCGCCCCTATCGCCTGATCGGCATCGGCCTGGCCGACATCCAGGACGCCGAAGACATGCCCCCCGCCCTGTTCGATACCGGCGAGGCGCGAACCCTGAAAACCGAGACCACGATCGATGCCCTGCGCGAGAAGTTCGGTGCCGGAGCCGTGGTGGCGGGCCGTGCGTTGAAGCGTCCTTAA
- a CDS encoding response regulator, translating into MSKKVLIVEDNELNMKLFHDLLDSQGYQTFQTREGLQAMALARQHMPDLILMDIQLPEISGLEVTKWLKDDEELAHIPIIAVTAFAMKGDEERIRQGGCEAYISKPISVMPFLETVRKHISTPVLAG; encoded by the coding sequence ATGTCCAAGAAAGTCCTCATCGTCGAGGATAACGAGCTGAACATGAAGCTTTTTCATGATCTGCTCGACTCCCAGGGCTATCAGACGTTTCAGACCCGCGAGGGACTGCAGGCGATGGCCCTGGCGCGTCAGCACATGCCCGACCTCATCCTGATGGACATCCAGCTGCCGGAAATCAGCGGCCTGGAAGTCACCAAATGGCTGAAGGACGACGAGGAACTGGCCCACATCCCGATTATCGCCGTCACCGCATTCGCCATGAAGGGCGATGAGGAACGCATCCGTCAGGGCGGCTGCGAGGCCTATATCTCCAAGCCGATCTCGGTGATGCCGTTCCTGGAGACGGTACGCAAACACATCAGCACCCCGGTCCTGGCAGGGTAG
- a CDS encoding PleD family two-component system response regulator, translating to MTARILVVDDLEANVRLLEAKLTLEYYDVLTCCDGATAIRLAASEKPDIILLDVMMPGMDGFETCRRIKLDPVTNHIPIVLVTALDGREERIKGLEAGADDFVSKPLDDVVLFARVRSLTRLKLVMDELREREESGRRLGVTTDGAGRLRGSGGRVLIVDDNARQAARIAEELIREHRPVIETDAATGLISSRTPIDLMIVNVAAAEFDGLRLIAQVRSAETTRHLPILAVVDPADRPRLVKALELGVNDILMKPVDPEELSARARTQVRRKRYTDFLREKLDYSLEMAVTDALTGLHNRRYMAGQLQAFVSRAVLGGEPVSVLLLDIDHFKKVNDGFGHDAGDEVLREFAVRLATNVRAVDLPCRLGGEEFVVVMPGTSIEDAHRIAERIRRDVGATPFRVMGGREHLSVTISIGVAASAGANDTPDALLKRADEGVYEAKASGRDRVIARAA from the coding sequence ATGACCGCGCGTATCCTGGTGGTCGACGATCTGGAGGCGAATGTTCGCCTGCTCGAGGCCAAGCTGACGCTGGAATACTACGACGTCCTGACCTGCTGCGACGGGGCGACGGCTATCAGGCTGGCGGCGTCCGAGAAACCGGACATCATTCTCCTGGACGTCATGATGCCCGGCATGGACGGGTTCGAGACCTGTCGCCGGATCAAACTGGACCCCGTCACCAACCATATCCCGATCGTGCTGGTGACGGCGCTGGACGGCCGCGAGGAACGGATCAAGGGGCTGGAGGCGGGGGCCGACGACTTCGTCTCCAAACCCCTGGACGACGTCGTCCTGTTCGCGCGTGTCCGGTCGCTGACGCGACTGAAGCTGGTCATGGACGAGCTTCGGGAGCGCGAGGAAAGCGGCAGGCGACTGGGCGTCACCACCGACGGTGCCGGGCGTCTGCGCGGCTCGGGCGGTCGCGTCCTGATTGTCGACGACAATGCGCGTCAGGCGGCCAGGATCGCCGAGGAACTGATCCGCGAGCACCGTCCGGTGATCGAGACGGACGCCGCAACGGGTCTGATCTCTTCCAGGACCCCCATCGATCTGATGATCGTCAATGTGGCGGCGGCAGAGTTCGACGGCCTGCGCCTGATCGCCCAGGTGCGCTCGGCCGAGACGACGCGGCACCTGCCGATCCTTGCGGTGGTGGATCCGGCCGACCGGCCCCGACTGGTCAAGGCGCTTGAGCTGGGTGTCAACGACATCCTGATGAAGCCTGTCGATCCGGAAGAGCTATCGGCCCGGGCGCGAACCCAGGTCCGGCGCAAGCGCTATACGGACTTCCTGCGCGAGAAGCTCGACTACAGCCTCGAGATGGCTGTCACCGATGCGCTGACCGGTCTGCACAACCGCCGCTACATGGCCGGGCAGTTGCAGGCCTTCGTCAGTCGCGCCGTGCTGGGTGGCGAGCCCGTCTCCGTCCTGCTCCTGGACATCGACCACTTCAAGAAGGTCAACGACGGCTTCGGACACGATGCCGGCGATGAGGTTCTGCGCGAGTTCGCCGTGCGTCTGGCCACCAACGTCCGCGCGGTAGACCTGCCGTGTCGTCTTGGCGGCGAGGAGTTCGTGGTGGTTATGCCGGGCACCTCGATCGAGGACGCGCACCGCATCGCTGAACGCATCCGCCGCGATGTGGGCGCGACGCCGTTCCGCGTGATGGGCGGTCGCGAGCACCTGTCCGTGACCATCTCTATCGGCGTCGCCGCGTCCGCTGGTGCCAACGACACCCCCGACGCCCTCCTGAAACGCGCCGACGAGGGCGTCTACGAGGCCAAGGCCAGCGGGCGCGACCGGGTCATCGCGCGCGCGGCCTGA
- the rpmG gene encoding 50S ribosomal protein L33, with the protein MAKPASIKIRLNSTADTGFFYVTKKNARTMTEKMVVNKYDPVVRKHVEFKEGKIK; encoded by the coding sequence ATGGCCAAGCCCGCCTCAATCAAGATCCGTCTGAACTCGACCGCCGACACCGGCTTCTTCTACGTCACCAAGAAGAACGCCCGCACGATGACGGAAAAGATGGTGGTCAACAAGTACGACCCCGTCGTGCGCAAGCACGTCGAGTTCAAGGAAGGCAAGATCAAGTAA
- the rpsL gene encoding 30S ribosomal protein S12, whose amino-acid sequence MPTINQLIRKPRKPKPVRNKVPALEGSPQRRGVCTRVYTTTPKKPNSALRKVAKVRLAKSGYEAVCYIPGEGHNLQEHSVVLIRGGRVKDLPGVRYHILRGVLDTQGVKDRKQRRSHYGTKRPK is encoded by the coding sequence ATGCCTACGATCAACCAGCTGATCCGCAAGCCCCGCAAGCCCAAGCCCGTGCGCAACAAGGTGCCGGCCCTGGAAGGCTCGCCCCAGCGCCGCGGCGTCTGCACCCGCGTCTATACGACGACCCCCAAGAAGCCGAACTCGGCGCTGCGCAAGGTCGCCAAGGTCCGTCTGGCCAAGTCCGGCTACGAAGCCGTGTGCTACATCCCCGGCGAGGGCCACAATCTGCAGGAGCACTCGGTGGTCCTGATCCGCGGCGGCCGCGTGAAGGACTTGCCCGGCGTCCGCTACCACATCCTGCGCGGCGTGCTCGATACCCAGGGCGTCAAGGACCGCAAGCAGCGCCGTTCGCACTACGGCACCAAGCGTCCGAAGTGA
- the rpsG gene encoding 30S ribosomal protein S7 gives MSRRHRAQKREVLPDPKYKDLIVTKFMNYVMYEGKKAVAENIVYGAFDILAEKKKDFEPVQTFHTALENVQPSVEVRSRRVGGATYQVPVEVRPDRRRALAIRWLVNAARKRGENTMTEKLAAELLDASNNRGTAVKKREDTHKMAEANRAFSHYRW, from the coding sequence ATGTCACGTCGTCACCGCGCCCAGAAACGCGAAGTCCTGCCGGATCCCAAATACAAGGATCTGATCGTCACCAAGTTCATGAATTACGTCATGTACGAGGGCAAGAAGGCCGTCGCCGAGAACATCGTCTATGGCGCCTTCGATATCCTGGCCGAGAAGAAGAAGGACTTCGAGCCGGTCCAGACCTTCCACACCGCCCTGGAAAACGTCCAGCCGTCGGTCGAGGTTCGCTCGCGTCGCGTCGGCGGGGCCACCTATCAGGTCCCGGTCGAGGTTCGCCCCGACCGTCGCCGCGCCCTGGCCATCCGCTGGCTGGTCAATGCCGCGCGCAAGCGTGGCGAGAACACCATGACCGAGAAGCTGGCCGCCGAACTGCTGGACGCGTCCAACAACCGCGGCACCGCGGTCAAGAAGCGCGAAGACACCCACAAGATGGCCGAGGCCAACCGCGCCTTCAGCCACTACCGCTGGTAG
- the fusA gene encoding elongation factor G codes for MARTHALQDYRNFGIMAHIDAGKTTTTERILYYTGKNHKIGEVHDGAATMDWMDQEQERGITITSAATTAFWQGKRLNIIDTPGHVDFTIEVERSLRVLDGAVTVLDGNAGVEPQTETVWRQADKYKVPRIVFVNKMDKIGADFDASVQSIRDRLGAKAVPIQFPIGSENTLSGLVDLVTMTSVVWDNDALGANFKVGEIPADLMDKAVEARQYLIDNSVELDDEAMEAYLEGTEPSTEVLKKCIRKAVLTGAFYPILCGSAFKNKGVQTLLDAVVDYLPSPMDIPPTPGIDFKTEEPVVRKASDDEPLSILAFKIMDDPFVGSLTFCRLYSGKMETGQSLLNSSRDKRERVGRMLQMHSNNREDVKEAFAGDIVALAGLKETRTGDTLCDPLKSPVILEKMEFPAPVIEISVEPKSKADQEKLGVALAKLASEDPSFTVSTDHESGQTILKGMGELHLDIKIDILKRTYKVEANIGAPQVAYRESLGRKVDIDYTHKKQTGGTGQFARVMITFEPGEPGSGFVFENSIVGGAVPKEYIPGVEKGLNSIKDSGLLAGFPLIDFKATLTDGKFHDVDSSVLAFEIAARAAFRELKEKGAPKLLEPIMAVEVVTPEDYLGSVIGDLNGRRGMIQGQDMRGNATVVNAFVPLANMFGYVNTLRGMSQGRAAFTMQYDHYEPVPQHVADEVIKKYSA; via the coding sequence ATGGCCCGCACACACGCGCTCCAGGACTATCGCAACTTCGGCATCATGGCCCACATCGACGCGGGCAAGACGACGACGACCGAGCGGATCCTGTACTACACCGGCAAGAACCATAAGATCGGCGAAGTGCATGATGGCGCAGCCACCATGGACTGGATGGACCAGGAGCAGGAGCGGGGGATCACGATCACCTCGGCTGCGACCACGGCCTTCTGGCAGGGCAAGCGCCTGAACATCATCGACACCCCCGGCCACGTGGACTTCACCATCGAGGTCGAGCGTTCGCTGCGTGTCCTCGACGGCGCCGTGACGGTGCTGGACGGTAACGCCGGCGTGGAGCCGCAGACGGAAACCGTCTGGCGCCAGGCCGACAAGTACAAGGTTCCGCGGATCGTGTTCGTCAACAAGATGGACAAGATCGGTGCCGATTTCGACGCCTCGGTGCAGTCGATCCGCGACCGCCTGGGTGCCAAGGCGGTGCCGATCCAGTTCCCGATCGGTTCGGAAAACACCCTGTCGGGTCTGGTCGACCTGGTCACCATGACCTCGGTCGTCTGGGATAACGACGCCCTGGGTGCCAACTTCAAGGTCGGCGAGATCCCGGCCGACCTGATGGACAAGGCCGTCGAGGCTCGCCAGTACCTGATCGACAACTCGGTCGAACTCGATGACGAAGCGATGGAAGCCTATCTCGAGGGCACCGAGCCTTCGACCGAAGTGCTCAAGAAATGCATCCGCAAGGCCGTCCTGACCGGCGCCTTCTATCCGATCCTGTGCGGCTCGGCCTTCAAGAACAAGGGCGTTCAGACCCTGCTCGACGCCGTCGTCGACTACCTGCCGTCGCCCATGGACATCCCGCCGACCCCGGGTATCGACTTCAAGACCGAAGAGCCTGTCGTGCGGAAGGCCTCGGACGACGAGCCCCTGTCGATCCTGGCGTTCAAGATCATGGACGATCCCTTCGTCGGCTCGCTGACCTTCTGCCGCCTGTATTCGGGCAAGATGGAAACCGGCCAGTCCCTGCTCAACTCCTCGCGCGACAAGCGCGAGCGGGTGGGCCGGATGCTGCAGATGCACTCGAACAACCGCGAGGACGTCAAGGAAGCCTTTGCCGGCGACATCGTCGCCCTGGCCGGCCTGAAGGAAACCCGTACCGGCGACACCCTGTGCGATCCGCTGAAGTCGCCGGTCATCCTCGAGAAGATGGAGTTCCCCGCCCCCGTGATCGAGATCTCGGTGGAGCCCAAGTCCAAGGCCGACCAGGAAAAGCTGGGCGTCGCCCTGGCCAAGCTGGCGTCGGAGGATCCGTCCTTCACCGTCTCGACCGACCACGAGTCGGGCCAGACCATCCTGAAGGGCATGGGTGAACTACACCTCGACATCAAGATCGACATCCTGAAGCGCACCTACAAGGTCGAGGCCAACATCGGCGCGCCGCAGGTCGCCTATCGTGAATCGCTGGGCCGCAAGGTCGACATCGACTACACGCACAAGAAGCAGACCGGTGGTACGGGCCAGTTCGCCCGCGTCATGATCACCTTCGAACCCGGCGAGCCGGGCTCGGGCTTTGTGTTCGAGAACTCGATCGTCGGCGGTGCGGTGCCCAAGGAATACATCCCGGGCGTCGAAAAGGGTCTGAACTCCATCAAGGACTCGGGTCTGCTGGCCGGCTTCCCGCTGATCGACTTCAAGGCGACCCTGACGGACGGCAAGTTTCACGACGTCGACTCGAGCGTGCTGGCCTTCGAAATCGCGGCCCGCGCCGCCTTCCGCGAACTGAAGGAAAAGGGCGCACCCAAGCTGCTCGAGCCGATCATGGCGGTCGAGGTCGTGACCCCCGAGGATTACCTCGGTTCGGTCATCGGCGACCTGAACGGCCGTCGCGGCATGATCCAGGGTCAGGACATGCGCGGCAACGCCACCGTCGTGAACGCCTTCGTGCCGCTGGCCAACATGTTCGGCTATGTGAACACCCTTCGCGGGATGTCGCAGGGCCGCGCCGCCTTCACCATGCAGTACGACCACTATGAGCCGGTGCCGCAGCACGTCGCCGACGAAGTGATCAAGAAGTATTCCGCCTAA
- the tuf gene encoding elongation factor Tu → MAKEKFERNKPHCNIGTIGHVDHGKTTLTAAITMTLAKAGGAKAMAYADIDAAPEEKARGITINTAHVEYETANRHYAHVDCPGHADYVKNMITGAAQMDGAILVVSAADGPMPQTREHILLARQVGVPALVVFMNKVDLVDDKELLELVEMEVRELLSSYQFPGDDIPITMGSAKAATDGVNPEIGEQQVLALMQTVDDYIPQPERPVDLPFLMPVEDVFSISGRGTVVTGRVERGIVKVGEEVEIVGIRPVQKTTCTGVEMFRKLLDQGQAGDNVGVLLRGTKREDVERGQVLCKPGSITPHTKFLAEAYILTKEEGGRHTPFFTNYRPQFYFRTTDVTGIVQLKEGVEMIMPGDNAELNVELITPIAMEEKLRFAIREGGRTVGAGVVAKIIA, encoded by the coding sequence ATGGCCAAGGAAAAGTTCGAACGTAACAAGCCGCATTGCAACATCGGCACGATCGGTCACGTGGACCACGGCAAGACGACGCTGACGGCGGCGATCACGATGACGCTGGCCAAGGCCGGTGGGGCCAAGGCGATGGCCTATGCCGACATTGACGCGGCGCCGGAAGAGAAGGCGCGCGGCATCACGATCAACACGGCGCACGTGGAATATGAGACGGCCAACCGTCACTATGCCCACGTCGACTGCCCCGGCCACGCCGACTATGTGAAGAACATGATCACCGGTGCCGCCCAGATGGACGGCGCGATCCTGGTGGTGTCGGCGGCCGACGGCCCGATGCCGCAGACCCGCGAGCACATCCTGCTGGCCCGTCAGGTCGGCGTGCCGGCCCTGGTGGTGTTCATGAACAAGGTCGATCTGGTCGACGACAAGGAGCTGCTGGAGCTCGTCGAGATGGAAGTGCGCGAGCTGCTTTCGTCCTACCAGTTCCCGGGCGACGACATTCCGATCACCATGGGCTCGGCCAAGGCCGCGACCGACGGCGTGAACCCGGAGATCGGCGAGCAGCAGGTTCTGGCCCTGATGCAGACGGTCGACGACTATATCCCGCAGCCGGAGCGTCCGGTGGACCTGCCGTTCCTGATGCCGGTGGAAGACGTGTTCTCGATCTCGGGCCGCGGCACCGTGGTCACGGGTCGCGTCGAGCGCGGCATCGTCAAGGTCGGTGAGGAAGTCGAGATCGTCGGCATCCGCCCGGTCCAGAAGACGACCTGCACGGGCGTGGAAATGTTCCGCAAGCTGCTGGACCAGGGTCAGGCGGGCGACAACGTCGGCGTGCTGCTGCGCGGCACCAAGCGCGAGGACGTCGAGCGCGGTCAGGTCCTGTGCAAGCCGGGCTCGATCACCCCGCACACCAAATTCCTGGCCGAGGCCTATATCCTGACCAAGGAAGAGGGTGGCCGTCACACGCCGTTCTTCACCAACTACCGCCCGCAGTTCTACTTCCGCACGACCGACGTGACCGGCATCGTGCAGCTGAAGGAAGGCGTGGAGATGATCATGCCCGGCGACAATGCCGAGCTGAACGTCGAACTGATCACCCCGATCGCGATGGAAGAGAAGCTCCGCTTCGCCATCCGCGAAGGCGGTCGCACGGTTGGAGCCGGGGTCGTCGCGAAGATCATCGCCTGA